One window of Sulfurospirillum sp. 1612 genomic DNA carries:
- a CDS encoding endonuclease/exonuclease/phosphatase family protein translates to MRHLILIFLIFSSLFSKEIKIATYNVQNLFDLKQDGHEYPEYIASEKTNWNQKTLALKLAHIARVIRDLDADVIALEEVENLNVAVLLNRVLKDKKYPYIYTFFKKNKHVVGNVVFSRYKVAHKYSVDVEGFNRGIDVLKLYFDHEKLMIYINHWPAFKHGLKARNAYAKKLKSILNPNDESIIMGDFNAPYKIRQDQWGASLVNTLGIGNRDKSLYDLWYELPPNMRYTYVYKRTKNTLDHIIISKNLLDHSKIEYKPKSFGVLRSNYLLDKYRYPKRWVVTKDFKNKGVGYSDHLPIYATFQTPPYHQPKIRTVSISYLKKMYNDLLPAILKNVTVIRVDAYSVLIGDGGERIKIYLPDETFKKGERYDILVQRIQNYKRSTEISLCKILKTYKKGEK, encoded by the coding sequence GTGAGACATTTGATTTTAATTTTTTTAATCTTCTCTTCGTTGTTTTCAAAAGAGATAAAAATTGCAACATATAATGTTCAAAATTTATTTGATTTAAAGCAAGACGGACACGAATACCCTGAGTATATTGCTTCAGAGAAGACAAATTGGAATCAAAAGACATTGGCTCTCAAATTGGCACATATTGCACGAGTTATTAGAGATTTGGATGCAGATGTCATTGCATTGGAAGAGGTCGAAAATCTCAATGTGGCAGTGCTTTTAAATCGGGTATTAAAAGATAAAAAATATCCTTATATTTATACTTTTTTCAAAAAAAACAAACACGTTGTCGGCAATGTCGTGTTTTCACGGTATAAAGTAGCCCATAAATATTCTGTGGATGTGGAGGGTTTTAACCGAGGGATTGATGTATTAAAACTCTATTTTGATCATGAAAAATTGATGATTTATATCAATCATTGGCCGGCTTTTAAGCACGGATTAAAGGCACGAAATGCTTATGCTAAAAAACTCAAAAGTATTCTAAACCCTAATGATGAGTCGATTATTATGGGTGATTTTAATGCCCCTTATAAAATCAGACAAGATCAATGGGGTGCGAGTTTAGTCAATACGCTAGGGATAGGAAATCGTGATAAATCGCTGTATGATCTGTGGTATGAATTACCGCCAAATATGCGCTACACATATGTGTATAAACGGACTAAAAATACGCTAGATCATATCATTATTTCCAAAAACTTACTGGATCATTCTAAGATTGAATACAAACCCAAATCTTTTGGTGTTTTGCGTAGCAATTATTTGTTAGACAAATACAGATATCCTAAAAGATGGGTCGTGACGAAAGATTTCAAAAACAAAGGAGTAGGGTATTCGGATCATTTGCCAATCTATGCTACATTTCAAACACCTCCGTATCATCAACCGAAGATACGTACGGTGAGTATCTCTTATTTGAAAAAAATGTATAATGATCTTTTGCCTGCTATTTTGAAAAATGTCACGGTGATACGCGTCGATGCTTATAGTGTTTTGATTGGCGATGGTGGTGAAAGAATTAAAATTTATCTACCCGATGAAACCTTTAAAAAGGGTGAGAGATATGATATACTAGTCCAAAGGATTCAAAATTATAAAAGAAGTACTGAAATCAGTCTTTGTAAAATCCTAAAAACTTATAAAAAAGGTGAAAAATAA